A window of Microbacterium hominis genomic DNA:
GCTGGGTCGCACCAAGAACTTCACGGCCACGTCGAAGGAGCCGTGGGAGGACGAGACGGTGTGGGCTGTGTCGTGCTTCGTCGTGCGCAAGGAGCATCGCGGCACCGGTCTCAACGCACGTCTCCTCGAGGCAGCCGTCGACTTCGCGCGCGCGGGCGGAGCACGGGTGGTCGAGGCGTATCCGTTCGATCCGGCATCCGGGCGCAAGCGCTCGCCGAACGAGCTCTTCCATGGCGTGCTGTCGACGTTCGAAGACGCGGGTTTCCGCGAGGTCGGGCGTCCGCGCACCGATCTGGCGGTGGTGTCGCTCACGCTCTGACGCTGTGCGCGATGCCGTCGTGCGACGTGCGACGATAAGTCGTCCGCTCTCGACGAGGAGAACCATGTCGCGGCTGCGCCTCGCATCCTTCTACGCCCTCATCCCCTACGTCGTCGTGTCCCTTGTGCACGTCACGGCGCGCTTCGCGCACGACGATGCGGTCTCGACCCCGACCAAGGCGCTCCTCATGCCGGCGCTCGCGTTCGCGGTGTGGTGGATGCTCCGCGGCACCCGCCTCGGTCTCACCGGCGGAATCCTGTTCGCCGCCCTCGGGTTCTCGTGGCTCGGCGACGAAGCGGGACTGTTCTTCCCCTTCGCCCCGACCCTGCCGCTCATGCTCCTGTTCTTCGGCCTCGCACACCTCGGGTACATCTGGATCTTCTGGCGGCGCCTCGCCGTGCG
This region includes:
- a CDS encoding GNAT family N-acetyltransferase; its protein translation is MAQITIEPATPARFDDAQHAFSGGGDGRSCQCQWWTITNAEWQKTSADERLELLRDEIDAGPPPALIAYVDGEAAGWVRVGPRTRQVRLGRTKNFTATSKEPWEDETVWAVSCFVVRKEHRGTGLNARLLEAAVDFARAGGARVVEAYPFDPASGRKRSPNELFHGVLSTFEDAGFREVGRPRTDLAVVSLTL